One genomic region from Longimicrobiales bacterium encodes:
- a CDS encoding DUF3108 domain-containing protein: protein MRIIATVLLLAAVSPGVEAQNHASPPAPRDAVAQVPFGPGERLDYRITYGILGKRGSASTEVVAVEDIRGHQAYHLSFRMKGGALGFGMDDLQESWLDVGQLYSHRFRQDLNQTTYERLRTLDFYPADRVWRRVEKVDSGELASDRPLDDVSFLYWARTLPFEVGKTYEFQRYFKESGNPVVLKVLRRETVKVPAGTFNTIVVQPLIRTSGLFSDGGRAEVYFTDDDRRMIVLLKTRMSIGTLQLQLERYAPGEALAGAGR from the coding sequence ATGAGGATCATCGCAACTGTTCTGCTCCTGGCGGCTGTGTCGCCGGGAGTCGAAGCCCAGAATCACGCGTCGCCGCCAGCGCCGCGGGATGCAGTTGCGCAGGTCCCGTTCGGCCCCGGCGAGCGACTGGACTACCGCATCACGTACGGCATCCTCGGCAAGCGCGGCAGCGCGTCCACCGAGGTCGTGGCGGTGGAGGACATTCGCGGCCACCAGGCGTACCATCTCAGCTTCCGCATGAAGGGCGGAGCGCTCGGGTTCGGCATGGACGACCTGCAGGAGTCGTGGCTGGATGTCGGCCAGTTGTATTCGCATCGCTTCAGGCAGGACCTCAACCAGACGACGTACGAGCGGCTGCGCACGCTGGACTTCTATCCGGCGGACAGGGTATGGCGCCGCGTCGAGAAGGTCGATTCGGGCGAACTGGCGTCGGACCGCCCGCTCGACGATGTGTCGTTCCTCTACTGGGCGCGCACGCTTCCGTTCGAGGTCGGCAAGACATACGAGTTTCAGCGCTACTTCAAGGAGTCCGGCAATCCGGTGGTGCTGAAGGTGCTGCGCCGCGAGACGGTCAAGGTGCCCGCAGGCACGTTCAACACGATCGTGGTGCAGCCGTTGATCCGAACGAGCGGACTGTTCAGCGACGGCGGCCGCGCCGAAGTGTATTTCACCGATGACGACCGCCGCATGATCGTGCTGCTGAAGACGAGAATGTCGATCGGCACGCTGCAGCTGCAGCTGGAGCGGTACGCGCCGGGCGAGGCGCTGGCCGGCGCCGGCCGCTGA
- a CDS encoding undecaprenyl-diphosphate phosphatase: MSWWEAAVLGVIQGLTEFFPVSSSGHLVMGGAVLGLEIPGILFEVAVHVATLVSVLFVYRLRIWTLIRGCCGLEEESTWPYVMKLVLATIPAAIVGFTLEDWFEARFDDPVFAGTMILVTGSFVWSSRWVRAEGRRPFPIDWMPILVAAVISLLAGTIVPFLAVLAVEATIMAVARATASTEWRQEPTWGGALLMGIAQSVAILPGISRSGSTVLTGMWRRIDPVAAAEFSFLMSIPAILGAAVLKLPDVGTEGMGVGVVPLLVGGIAAGVAGILAISLFVALLKRQNFYTFAYYCWAVGALFLLYMR, translated from the coding sequence ATGAGCTGGTGGGAAGCGGCGGTGCTCGGGGTGATCCAGGGGCTCACGGAATTCTTTCCGGTGTCGAGCTCGGGGCACCTCGTCATGGGTGGTGCAGTGCTGGGTCTCGAGATACCCGGTATCCTCTTCGAGGTCGCGGTGCACGTCGCGACGCTCGTGTCGGTGCTGTTCGTCTACCGGCTGCGCATCTGGACGCTGATCCGCGGGTGCTGCGGGCTGGAGGAAGAGAGCACCTGGCCGTACGTCATGAAGCTCGTGCTTGCGACGATACCCGCCGCGATCGTCGGCTTCACGCTCGAGGACTGGTTCGAGGCGCGCTTCGATGATCCCGTGTTCGCGGGGACCATGATCCTCGTCACGGGCAGCTTCGTGTGGAGCAGCCGCTGGGTGCGCGCGGAGGGACGTCGTCCATTTCCGATCGACTGGATGCCGATCCTCGTTGCCGCAGTCATATCCCTGCTGGCCGGGACGATCGTGCCGTTCCTCGCCGTGCTCGCCGTCGAGGCGACGATCATGGCCGTGGCGCGTGCCACCGCGTCAACGGAATGGCGGCAGGAGCCCACGTGGGGCGGCGCTCTGCTGATGGGCATCGCGCAGTCCGTTGCGATACTGCCCGGTATCTCGCGCTCGGGCAGCACGGTGCTCACCGGCATGTGGCGGCGCATCGATCCCGTCGCCGCGGCGGAGTTCTCGTTCCTGATGTCGATCCCGGCGATCCTCGGCGCGGCCGTGCTCAAGCTGCCCGACGTCGGTACGGAAGGGATGGGCGTGGGCGTGGTACCGCTGCTCGTCGGCGGGATCGCGGCCGGCGTTGCCGGCATCCTTGCGATCAGTCTCTTCGTGGCGCTGCTGAAGCGGCAGAACTTCTACACGTTCGCGTACTACTGCTGGGCGGTGGGCGCGCTGTTCCTGCTCTACATGCGCTAG
- a CDS encoding M6 family metalloprotease domain-containing protein yields MPLELSRAWLGKVESVRVRRDQLAAEGRLYGRSPEALAQQGAALSGRLRIPVIPVHYADVAIPFHVQDLDRRLFGESRGDTVSFSDYWTEVSGGLLEADGVVAPWVTLSKPARHYLSPEEHAWSSFGRINELREEALTATLGRIDFAQFDNDGPDGVPDSGDDDGFVDFVAIVYAVTCPGDGRAGGIWPHRAAMPPFTTRSIGASGEPIRIADYVVLPVLDPTTCGPMRIGVLAHETGHALGLPDLYDYDGSSQGIGAWGLMGTGSHATEHSPAHPGAWEKEQLGWVTVESVSDTDSTIALPPVQRSRTVYRVQGSGGEYLLLENRQRIGSDQFLAGEGLLVWSIDPERAELGAWNSDERRSAVGILEADGEGDLARGRRADAGDTYPGRTGRKGFTTPLAGGVRLTDITVEDQVLTASLATGVHHRALVASPEVLRITALAGSSPVHQRISVRSTADAVEWTPVATAGWLEMQRDDDALVITADPDGLVAGTYTETIDIRDAGRNTLARVIVSFYVAAPGVGQIIATELPWSWGVAVNNGRILQASYGWDQLGLRPRPRVLSQSEGSSHPQTLARLAADALYAPIVDHRDGATFVLARARDGNYLYALRGDGEAQIIASRIGDDPAYGAAVLPDGSIAVAEWNGTISHVQRDGTVHEWMNVGYNIYQIASDDSGNVFAATYGGDVLRVSADGDRRLIATGFGPGRLVAVATTPSGAVLAAERGGQGRILRIDPDGTSEVVYWSPGARFYGLAVDDGFLFALDLTYRQLLRIPLPTTRAVFARTD; encoded by the coding sequence ATGCCGCTGGAGCTGAGCCGCGCCTGGCTCGGCAAGGTGGAGTCGGTGCGCGTGCGCCGTGACCAGCTGGCGGCGGAAGGCCGGCTGTACGGCAGATCCCCCGAAGCGCTCGCGCAGCAGGGCGCTGCGCTCAGCGGCCGCCTGCGCATCCCGGTCATCCCAGTCCATTACGCGGACGTCGCGATCCCCTTCCATGTACAGGATCTCGATCGGCGCCTGTTCGGTGAGAGCCGCGGCGACACGGTCTCGTTCTCCGACTACTGGACGGAGGTCTCTGGCGGGCTGCTGGAGGCAGACGGCGTGGTGGCGCCGTGGGTGACGCTGTCGAAGCCGGCGCGTCACTACCTGTCGCCCGAGGAGCATGCGTGGTCGAGCTTCGGCCGCATCAACGAGCTGCGCGAGGAGGCGCTCACCGCGACGCTCGGCCGGATCGACTTCGCGCAGTTCGACAATGACGGACCGGACGGTGTGCCGGACTCCGGCGACGACGACGGCTTCGTGGACTTCGTCGCGATCGTGTACGCCGTCACGTGCCCGGGCGACGGTCGCGCGGGCGGCATCTGGCCCCACCGTGCCGCGATGCCGCCGTTCACGACACGGTCGATCGGCGCGAGTGGTGAGCCGATCCGCATTGCTGACTACGTGGTGCTGCCCGTGCTGGATCCGACGACGTGCGGACCGATGCGCATCGGCGTGCTCGCGCATGAGACCGGCCACGCTCTCGGACTGCCCGACCTCTACGACTACGATGGCTCATCGCAGGGGATCGGCGCGTGGGGCCTCATGGGCACCGGCAGCCACGCGACCGAGCATTCGCCGGCGCATCCCGGCGCCTGGGAGAAGGAGCAGCTCGGCTGGGTCACGGTCGAGTCGGTGAGCGACACCGATTCCACCATAGCACTTCCACCCGTGCAGAGGAGCCGCACGGTCTATCGGGTCCAGGGCAGCGGCGGCGAGTACCTGCTGCTCGAGAACCGGCAACGCATCGGTTCCGATCAGTTCCTCGCGGGTGAGGGGCTGCTCGTGTGGAGCATCGATCCGGAGCGCGCGGAGCTCGGTGCGTGGAACAGCGACGAGCGTCGCTCGGCGGTCGGCATCCTCGAGGCCGACGGCGAAGGCGATCTCGCACGCGGTCGTCGCGCGGACGCGGGCGATACCTACCCGGGCCGCACCGGCAGGAAAGGTTTCACAACGCCGCTGGCCGGCGGCGTGCGCCTGACGGACATCACCGTCGAAGACCAGGTGCTGACAGCGAGCCTCGCCACGGGCGTCCATCACCGCGCGCTCGTCGCATCGCCGGAGGTGCTCCGCATCACTGCACTCGCGGGCAGCAGTCCAGTGCATCAGCGCATCAGCGTACGGTCCACTGCCGACGCCGTCGAGTGGACACCCGTCGCCACTGCCGGCTGGCTCGAGATGCAGCGCGATGACGATGCGCTCGTGATCACTGCGGATCCTGATGGTCTCGTGGCCGGCACGTATACCGAGACGATCGACATCCGCGACGCGGGCCGCAACACACTGGCGCGCGTGATCGTCAGCTTCTACGTGGCTGCGCCCGGCGTCGGTCAGATCATTGCCACGGAGCTGCCGTGGAGCTGGGGCGTCGCAGTGAACAACGGTCGCATCCTCCAGGCGAGTTACGGCTGGGACCAGCTCGGGCTGCGGCCGCGCCCGCGCGTGCTCTCGCAGTCGGAAGGTTCATCGCATCCGCAGACGCTCGCGCGCCTCGCCGCGGACGCGCTCTACGCGCCGATCGTCGATCACCGTGATGGCGCGACGTTCGTGCTCGCACGCGCACGCGATGGCAATTACCTCTACGCACTGCGCGGCGATGGCGAGGCACAGATCATCGCATCGCGCATCGGCGATGACCCGGCGTACGGTGCGGCCGTGCTGCCCGATGGCAGCATCGCGGTCGCGGAATGGAACGGCACGATCAGTCACGTGCAGCGCGATGGCACCGTGCACGAGTGGATGAACGTCGGCTACAACATCTACCAGATCGCGTCGGACGATTCTGGCAACGTGTTCGCGGCGACGTACGGCGGTGATGTGCTGCGGGTATCCGCGGATGGCGATCGCCGGCTGATTGCGACCGGTTTCGGTCCGGGCCGGCTCGTCGCCGTTGCGACGACACCGTCGGGCGCAGTGCTCGCCGCGGAGCGTGGCGGCCAGGGCCGCATCCTGCGCATCGATCCCGACGGCACGAGTGAGGTTGTGTACTGGAGCCCGGGCGCTCGCTTCTATGGTCTGGCCGTGGACGACGGCTTCCTGTTCGCGCTCGATCTTACGTATCGCCAGCTGCTGCGCATCCCGCTCCCCACGACGCGCGCGGTGTTCGCGCGCACGGACTGA
- a CDS encoding tetratricopeptide repeat protein, which yields MAATAQTALAVSDEEGNPLGEVALRPVPCSTPASELLRVGLALLHNMTYEGARARFTEAVVTDPDCLLGYWGAAMSYIHPLWPDRPTDEDLAAGSRILATANSRRAPTAFEAALLGAVHEYYRDAPERTEAQRLEAFRVGWEEAARRFPGDPEIRLFHALSLLVAAQGSADMMELHERAGEMAQEVLRMVPRHPGALHYTIHAFDLPELAERGEPAARAYGEVIPENAHALHMTSHIFTRLGAWEESVAYNGRATEASLRPPLDGLSLPNFFHAADYLVYALLQRGESASARALHDQLRELEGDLPQPLHPAAAYTLAAVPARLALERQAWVEASRLAPRPSVSIPWDRFPHLEAIPTFAAGLGAARSGDVDAAEAALTQLSRLRERAAEVADPFDWGTQVRIQELALEAWILFEGGDSQEGLQRMREAAYLEEGNEKHGVSPGNVLPAAELYGDMQMEVGQHAEALIAYENALERSPNRLNSLYGAGRAAEALGDTDTARTYYRRLMRQASESADFDRVRHAADFLRDG from the coding sequence ATGGCCGCAACCGCCCAGACCGCGCTGGCCGTCTCCGACGAGGAGGGCAACCCCCTGGGCGAGGTGGCGCTCCGGCCAGTTCCCTGTAGCACACCCGCGTCGGAGTTGCTCCGGGTGGGGCTCGCGCTCCTGCACAACATGACCTACGAAGGGGCGAGGGCCCGATTCACCGAGGCCGTCGTGACCGATCCGGACTGCCTCCTTGGATACTGGGGCGCCGCCATGAGCTACATCCATCCGCTGTGGCCAGACCGGCCGACGGACGAGGATCTGGCGGCGGGCTCGCGGATTCTTGCCACGGCCAACTCTCGCAGGGCTCCCACGGCGTTTGAGGCGGCGCTCCTGGGCGCCGTACACGAATACTACCGCGACGCGCCCGAGCGGACCGAGGCCCAGCGACTCGAGGCGTTCCGCGTGGGCTGGGAGGAGGCCGCGCGGCGGTTCCCTGGCGATCCGGAGATCCGGCTCTTCCACGCCCTTTCCCTGCTGGTAGCGGCGCAGGGAAGCGCCGACATGATGGAGCTGCACGAACGGGCCGGAGAGATGGCGCAGGAGGTGCTCCGGATGGTGCCGCGCCATCCGGGAGCGCTCCACTACACCATCCACGCGTTCGACCTGCCCGAGTTGGCGGAGCGGGGTGAGCCGGCGGCCCGGGCCTATGGCGAGGTAATCCCGGAGAACGCGCACGCGCTGCACATGACCTCGCATATCTTCACGAGACTCGGGGCGTGGGAGGAGTCCGTCGCTTACAACGGCCGGGCAACCGAGGCGTCCCTGCGGCCCCCGCTCGACGGCCTCTCCCTTCCCAATTTCTTCCACGCGGCGGATTACCTGGTATATGCCCTGCTCCAGCGAGGCGAGAGTGCATCCGCCCGCGCCCTGCACGACCAGCTCCGGGAGCTGGAGGGGGATCTGCCGCAGCCGCTGCATCCGGCAGCTGCCTACACCCTCGCCGCCGTTCCCGCGCGCCTGGCACTGGAGCGTCAAGCGTGGGTTGAGGCGAGTCGCCTCGCACCGCGACCGTCCGTGTCGATTCCCTGGGATCGCTTCCCCCACCTCGAGGCCATCCCCACCTTCGCCGCGGGCCTCGGAGCTGCACGTTCCGGCGATGTGGATGCGGCCGAAGCGGCGCTGACGCAGCTGTCGCGGCTGCGCGAGCGCGCGGCGGAAGTCGCCGACCCGTTCGACTGGGGGACCCAGGTGCGGATCCAGGAGCTGGCGCTGGAAGCGTGGATACTTTTCGAGGGCGGCGATTCGCAGGAAGGTCTGCAACGGATGAGGGAGGCCGCCTACCTTGAGGAGGGCAACGAGAAGCACGGGGTGTCGCCCGGAAACGTGTTGCCCGCGGCGGAGCTGTACGGCGATATGCAGATGGAGGTCGGGCAGCACGCGGAGGCGTTGATCGCCTACGAGAATGCGCTCGAGAGGTCGCCCAACCGGCTCAACAGTCTCTACGGAGCCGGCCGTGCCGCCGAGGCTCTAGGCGACACCGATACTGCGCGGACCTACTATCGGCGTCTGATGCGGCAGGCATCGGAGTCGGCAGACTTCGACCGCGTGCGCCATGCGGCAGACTTCCTCCGCGACGGCTGA
- a CDS encoding SgcJ/EcaC family oxidoreductase, with the protein MVLWNQLNPESWLALLAEDIHWYYGDKSLEREGVEQMVRGLMSVLQEPGYRVLSDPDVQILGPNAAVASFLALQAATGPAGERLELPTGLTFIYQRLDGEWKIARVHESLGTPADSIVANIILARTRELAAAWKRLDPEAYLAHFSDDLIFYFDGRRLERQEFETVVRETLASLRESTFEVLDPEVEVLGPAAAAVTFGVREVMVDTAGATTDIEGVLTLVFETRRGRWLVVRAHESLRRPD; encoded by the coding sequence ATGGTGCTCTGGAACCAGCTGAACCCCGAGTCGTGGCTCGCACTACTGGCGGAGGACATCCACTGGTATTACGGGGACAAATCGCTGGAACGGGAGGGGGTCGAGCAGATGGTTCGAGGCCTGATGTCGGTGCTGCAGGAGCCCGGCTACCGCGTCCTCTCCGATCCCGATGTCCAGATCCTCGGGCCGAACGCCGCGGTAGCCAGCTTCCTGGCACTCCAGGCGGCCACCGGTCCAGCGGGCGAGAGGCTGGAGCTGCCGACCGGCCTCACGTTCATCTATCAGAGACTCGACGGGGAATGGAAGATCGCCCGCGTACACGAGTCGCTGGGCACCCCCGCTGATTCCATCGTCGCGAACATAATCCTCGCCCGGACTCGCGAGCTGGCCGCCGCATGGAAACGGCTGGATCCGGAGGCATACCTCGCCCATTTCAGCGACGACCTGATCTTCTACTTCGACGGCCGGCGGCTCGAGAGGCAGGAGTTTGAGACCGTCGTCCGGGAAACACTGGCATCGCTGCGGGAGTCCACGTTCGAGGTGCTCGACCCCGAGGTGGAGGTTCTGGGCCCGGCTGCCGCGGCGGTGACGTTCGGCGTACGAGAGGTCATGGTCGATACCGCGGGTGCGACGACCGATATCGAGGGCGTCCTGACGCTGGTCTTCGAGACGCGGCGCGGCAGGTGGCTGGTCGTCCGGGCGCACGAGTCGCTTCGGCGGCCGGATTGA
- a CDS encoding CPBP family intramembrane glutamic endopeptidase → MGLAFALYYCIQWLTSVLAVHPHLPLSDEIRAGGWVQAFDHHLWQMVLALGAIALLGGARWKEWGLNLRHYDESGRIIGRFVMAYGLYFIGIGFLVQLLFVRAPAPDHPLTPQNVAGHLAFAFLFVGVSEEILFRGLIHTYLARHWTRVRRWRGIDMPDAGVIAAFVFTVAHVGFRLAPLEITHLYWPQIAMAFVLGLFYSWAYHRTGSLLAPILTHNFSDGSLWVSEYLLIWLKG, encoded by the coding sequence GTGGGTCTGGCCTTCGCGCTGTATTACTGCATCCAGTGGCTGACCTCCGTGCTGGCGGTCCACCCCCATCTCCCCCTTTCCGATGAGATCCGAGCGGGGGGCTGGGTTCAGGCCTTTGATCACCACCTGTGGCAAATGGTGCTCGCACTCGGCGCGATCGCGCTGCTCGGTGGGGCACGATGGAAGGAGTGGGGCCTGAACCTCAGACACTACGATGAGTCAGGGAGGATCATTGGACGTTTCGTTATGGCCTACGGGCTCTACTTCATCGGGATTGGATTCCTCGTTCAGCTTCTCTTCGTCCGCGCCCCCGCTCCGGACCATCCTCTGACCCCGCAGAACGTCGCCGGGCATCTGGCGTTCGCGTTTCTGTTCGTCGGTGTGTCAGAGGAAATCCTGTTCCGGGGTCTGATCCATACCTACCTGGCTCGCCACTGGACCCGCGTCCGGCGCTGGAGAGGCATCGACATGCCGGATGCCGGCGTCATTGCGGCTTTCGTGTTCACGGTCGCGCACGTCGGCTTTCGCCTCGCGCCGCTCGAGATCACGCATCTCTACTGGCCGCAGATCGCGATGGCCTTCGTGCTGGGCCTGTTCTACTCGTGGGCCTACCACCGAACCGGGAGCCTGCTGGCGCCAATCCTCACCCACAACTTCTCTGATGGATCTCTATGGGTGAGCGAATACCTGCTCATATGGCTGAAGGGCTGA
- a CDS encoding alpha/beta hydrolase, whose product MHIYCTGSGAPTVVLQAGATGFAQTWAWVQAWLSESTRVCSYDRAGLGWSEEPPASAHDAVSIARDMRTLLADAGERGPFILIGHSLGGSLIQAYAGLYPDDVVALGMVDPSHPDQLDRFGPDIRRQQERFQSMIRVASGLAHVGVVRALNPLGRFASGLPEDDYRAARMFASSPRHLRNSHAEMSQWDSTMAAARRVSSLGDRPLLVLSAGQNMEGMPEGFLDLNYEMHAELAALSGRGKHVRVEDADHYSILMDSAHAAATSALLLELIDEARQSPIR is encoded by the coding sequence GTGCACATCTACTGCACGGGGTCCGGTGCACCGACTGTGGTGCTGCAGGCGGGTGCTACCGGCTTCGCCCAGACCTGGGCATGGGTTCAGGCGTGGCTTTCGGAGAGTACGCGCGTGTGTTCGTACGATCGCGCGGGGCTGGGCTGGAGCGAGGAACCGCCCGCCAGCGCGCACGACGCTGTCTCGATCGCCCGGGACATGCGGACGCTGCTTGCGGACGCCGGTGAAAGGGGCCCTTTCATCCTGATCGGCCATTCGCTCGGCGGGAGTCTGATCCAGGCGTACGCAGGCCTCTATCCTGACGATGTCGTAGCCCTGGGCATGGTAGACCCCTCGCATCCGGATCAGCTGGATCGGTTCGGGCCTGATATCCGCCGCCAGCAGGAACGCTTTCAGTCGATGATTCGCGTGGCGTCCGGACTTGCGCATGTGGGTGTGGTCAGGGCCTTGAATCCATTGGGCCGATTCGCGTCCGGCCTTCCGGAAGACGACTACAGGGCAGCTCGGATGTTCGCGTCCTCGCCACGTCACCTGCGGAACTCACATGCCGAGATGTCGCAGTGGGACTCCACCATGGCAGCCGCGCGGCGTGTAAGCAGTCTCGGTGATCGACCGCTCCTTGTGCTCAGCGCCGGCCAGAACATGGAGGGAATGCCGGAGGGTTTTCTGGACCTCAACTATGAGATGCACGCGGAGCTTGCGGCTCTCTCCGGGCGCGGGAAGCATGTACGGGTCGAGGATGCCGATCACTATTCGATACTGATGGACAGCGCGCATGCCGCCGCAACATCGGCCTTGCTGCTCGAGCTGATTGACGAAGCGCGCCAGTCCCCGATCCGGTGA